A region from the Silene latifolia isolate original U9 population chromosome 7, ASM4854445v1, whole genome shotgun sequence genome encodes:
- the LOC141591109 gene encoding glucose and ribitol dehydrogenase-like: protein MVIMSKFLVLFLLDLSLLLVYSRLFLVTAQTEEVCIEVEEKFPPQHQDIQPGKQYLMHPYPITVNPNYIGSNKLKGKVALVTGGDSGIGKAVCYHFALEGATVAFTYVYGQEEKDAAVALALFRQAKTVEAGDPIAIPTNLQYEENCERVVNQVVARFGRIDVLVNNAALQFYSRSIQEVSSDQLRTIYEVNFFAYFFMAKFALRHMREGSAIINTASSTAFTGLPTLLDYSTTKGAIVSFTRSLALQLIDRKIRVNGVVPGPVWTPLEVSSLPVDEVVTFGTQVPLDYAAQPYEIAPSYVFLASNDCSSYFTGQFLHPNGGIPM, encoded by the exons atggtgATTATGAGTAAGTTTTTGGTATTGTTCCTCTTAGATTTGAGCTTATTATTAGTCTATAGCAGACTGTTTTTGGTCACTGCGCAAACCGAAGAAGTATGCATCGAGGTAGAAGAAAAGTTCCCACCACAACATCAAGACATTCAACCTGGCAAACAATACTTGATGCATCCTTACCCTATTACCGTCAATCCCAATTATATTGGCTCTAACAAGCTAAAA GGAAAGGTGGCTCTAGTAACAGGAGGTGACTCAGGCATAGGGAAGGCAGTTTGTTATCATTTCGCGCTCGAGGGGGCGACGGTGGCATTTACATATGTTTATGGGCAAGAAGAAAAGGATGCGGCCGTCGCCCTAGCCTTGTTCCGTCAAGCCAAAACAGTTGAGGCTGGTGATCCGATTGCAATACCCACAAATCTTCAATACGAAGAAAATTGCGAGCGAGTCGTAAATCAGGTGGTTGCACGTTTCGGGCGAATTGATGTCCTTGTCAATAACGCTGCCCTCCAGTTTTATTCGAGGAGCATTCAGGAGGTCTCGTCAGATCAGCTCAGAACCATTTATGAAGTTAACTTCTTCGCTTATTTTTTCATGGCTAA GTTTGCGTTGAGGCACATGAGAGAAGGAAGTGCAATAATCAACACAGCATCATCAACAGCATTCACAGGTTTACCAACACTATTAGACTACAGCACCACAAAAGGCGCTATAGTCTCTTTTACAAGAAGCCTAGCTCTGCAGCTAATTGATCGGAAAATTCGCGTTAATGGGGTCGTACCAGGACCAGTCTGGACTCCCCTTGAAGTGTCTTCGTTGCCTGTCGACGAGGTTGTCACATTTGGTACACAAGTGCCCTTGGATTATGCAGCACAACCTTATGAAATTGCACCGTCTTATGTTTTTCTTGCCAGTAACGACTGCTCTTCTTATTTCACTGGCCAGTTCCTTCACCCTAATG GTGGGATACCAATGTGA